A portion of the Pithys albifrons albifrons isolate INPA30051 chromosome 1, PitAlb_v1, whole genome shotgun sequence genome contains these proteins:
- the ARGLU1 gene encoding arginine and glutamate-rich protein 1 isoform X1 has translation MGRSRSRSSSRSKHTKSSKHNKKNRSRSRSRSREKERARKRSKSRESKRNRRRESRSRSRSNTAPSSRRDRERDRDRASSPPDRIDIFGRTVSKRSSLDEKQKREEEEKKAEFERQRKIRQQEIEEKLIEEETARRVEELVAKRVEEELEKRKDEIEREVLRRVEEAKRIMEKQLLEELERQRQAELAAQKAREEEERAKREELERILEENNRKIAEAQAKLAEEQLKIVEEQRKIHEERMKLEQERQRQQKEEQKIILGKGKSRPKLSFSLKSQD, from the exons ATGGGTCGGTCCCGCAGCCGGAGCTCGTCCCGCTCCAAGCACACCAAGAGCTCCAAGCACAACAAGAAGAACCGGAGCCGATCGCGGTCCCGCTCCCGGGAAAAGGAGCGGGCGCGGAAGCGCTCCAAGTCCCGGGAGAGCAAGCGGAACCGGCGCCGGGAGTCGCGCTCCCGCTCGCGCTCCAACACGGCCCCCTCGTCCCGCCGGGACCGGGAGCGGGACCGCGACCGCGCCTCCTCCCCTCCCGACCGCATCGACATCTTCGGGCGCACGGTGAGCAAGCGCAGCAGCCTGGACGAGAAGCAGaagcgggaggaggaggagaaaaaagcgGAGTTCGAGCGGCAACGGAAAAT TCGTCAACAAGAAATTGAAGAGAAACTCATAGAGGAAGAAACTGCTCGAAGAGTGGAAGAACTTGTGGCTAAACGTGTAGAAGAAGAgttggagaaaagaaaggatgaGATCGAGCGAGAGGTTCTCCGCAGGGTGGAGGAGGCAAAGCGCATCATGGAAAAACAGTTGCTCGAAGAACTCGAGCGACAGCGACAAGCTGAACTTGCAGCACAAAAAGCCAGAGAG GAAGAAGAGCGTGCAAAGCGTGAGGAACTAGAGCGAATACTAGAAGAGAATAATCGAAAAATTGCAGAAGCACAAGCTAAACTG gCTGAAGAACAATTGAAAATTGTtgaagaacaaagaaagatTCATGAGGAGAGGATGAAACTAGAACAAGAGAGACAACGTCAGcaaaaggaagagcaaaaaaTTATCCTGGGCAAAGGAAAGTCTAGGCCAAAACTGTCCTTCTCCCTAAAAAGCCAGGATTAA
- the ARGLU1 gene encoding arginine and glutamate-rich protein 1 isoform X2 produces MGRSRSRSSSRSKHTKSSKHNKKNRSRSRSRSREKERARKRSKSRESKRNRRRESRSRSRSNTAPSSRRDRERDRDRASSPPDRIDIFGRTVSKRSSLDEKQKREEEEKKAEFERQRKIRQQEIEEKLIEEETARRVEELVAKRVEEELEKRKDEIEREVLRRVEEAKRIMEKQLLEELERQRQAELAAQKARERKLARMAAEEHTLQDTGQDSKYSTFNAD; encoded by the exons ATGGGTCGGTCCCGCAGCCGGAGCTCGTCCCGCTCCAAGCACACCAAGAGCTCCAAGCACAACAAGAAGAACCGGAGCCGATCGCGGTCCCGCTCCCGGGAAAAGGAGCGGGCGCGGAAGCGCTCCAAGTCCCGGGAGAGCAAGCGGAACCGGCGCCGGGAGTCGCGCTCCCGCTCGCGCTCCAACACGGCCCCCTCGTCCCGCCGGGACCGGGAGCGGGACCGCGACCGCGCCTCCTCCCCTCCCGACCGCATCGACATCTTCGGGCGCACGGTGAGCAAGCGCAGCAGCCTGGACGAGAAGCAGaagcgggaggaggaggagaaaaaagcgGAGTTCGAGCGGCAACGGAAAAT TCGTCAACAAGAAATTGAAGAGAAACTCATAGAGGAAGAAACTGCTCGAAGAGTGGAAGAACTTGTGGCTAAACGTGTAGAAGAAGAgttggagaaaagaaaggatgaGATCGAGCGAGAGGTTCTCCGCAGGGTGGAGGAGGCAAAGCGCATCATGGAAAAACAGTTGCTCGAAGAACTCGAGCGACAGCGACAAGCTGAACTTGCAGCACAAAAAGCCAGAGAG AGGAAGCTGGCGCGTATGGCAGCCGAGGAGCACACTCTGCAGGACACTGGACAAGACAGTAAATATTCAACTTTTAATGCTGATTAA